The DNA window AATGTTTGAGGCTGTAGGTTAACAATCCATGACCAATAATTTGGGTCATAAATGCCAGTCCTAATACCGCAATTGTGCTTTGCCAGGTAGGAGGGAAAATGGCTTCGCCACTCAACAAAACCACTGGCAGAACCAGAATACTCCCGATCGCACACTCGCCCATTGTAATGATGGGAGTGGGAAAGCGAGTCCGGAGTTGCTCGACCATCAGAATCTCAGTCGCAAATAAAACGGCTGCCAGTAGTGCCGCCGCATCTCCCATCCAACTACCATCTGCCAGGTGTAAATCTTCAACTCCAATGGCGATCGCTCCCAGCATTGCCACCACCATACCGACCAAAAAGCGGGGACTAAACCGTCGACCAAAGATCAACCACGCTCCTAGGGTTGTGAAAATAGGCATCATGTGGGTAAATAGAGCCGCGTTGGCAACACTGGTTTGGGTCAATGCCCAGGCTAAAAGTACCAGAAACAAAACAAAACTAGCGCCTGCAATCAACAGTATGCCCCCGTCGCGTAAAGGGGTAGTGGATGGGGCATGTTCTACTTCAGTTTGCACCTGGGGCTGAACCTTGCCAAGAGATTGCAACGCATTCCAAATGGCAAAGACGATCGCAGCAATCAGCAAACGATTAAATGCAATCCCATAGGGACTCATCTCCTGCCCTGCAATCACAAACAAAATCGATCCACTGGCAATTCCCAAAAGCGCGATGCAAAGTGCGATCGTGGCTACCAGTCCAGATTGTTGCAACCAGACAACCTGACTCCGCTGCATGATATTGTCTGGTTCTTGAATTGCCATGGTGTTTGGGTTTCCGTTAGAACGTTTACCAATGATTCCTACCACTTCAAACACGACTGGGGTTGTTGCTTATTTTACGATCTGCCTATTACAGCGGTTTTCCGATCAGCCAGCTTCAGCCTTGGGAAGTGGGGTATGGGGGGTGGCTAATCCAAATAAAATCGGCTGTAAATAGGTGCGATAGCTGTTAGGGGCGGGTTTTGTTGCCAAACCATTGGAAGGTAACGATTAACCTGTTAAGCCCGTTTGTACCGTTTGTGGATTTATTCAATCCAGGATTCTTAACTGTTTCTCATTTGCTCATCAGAGACATTTCAGAATGGTTTGACACTCTGTTATCAAAGACAATTGATTGTCCCAAATTGGCAAAGAATTGTTGGTGTTTTTCTAGATAGGTTGTTCGTATGCTGTAGAGATGCTCCCGCGAAACATCTCCACGGATATCACCCACACATCAATCTGAAACACAACCGAATTGTTGTCCTGTCATAACGTTAAGGATTGAGATATGAAACGGTTAATTTATGGTGGTGTATCTGCCCTCGCATTTGCGATCGCTGCCTCCAGCGTTGGTTTGCCCGCCTCTGCCCGCCCAGCAATCACAACTGGTCACTCCGACTCTTCTGTGCCACTGGTAATGTCTGGAGAAACAGCGATGACCTTCAACTTCACCGCTCCGTTTATTTCCAGTTCTGGGATTCGCGGTAACGTCCACTTTATCCGGCTAGCGGTTGTTGGGATGTCTCTCAGGGATTTGATGGTTTCCATTCCCAGCCAGATGGAAAACTATCAGAGTATTCGCGTCATCAACCAAACCGGACAGGATATTCCTGCAAAAATCTCGGTGGATAAGAGACGAGTTGCCGTTCTGTTTGACCAACCCATCCCCCAGGGTAGCTATGTAGAATTAATGTTCACAGGAGTTCAGATGAATACTTCTGGTGGAGATACGCTTTTTTATGGTGTCACCGCAGAACGGGAGGGAATTACAGGAGAAATCCCCGTTGGCACTGCCAGAGTGCATATTCCCAGTAGAAGCTAAACGCTTAGGCTTAACAATGCGATGGAAAAAGGTGGGCGGAACCCACCTTTTTTGTTTTTGTAGTTATACCCAATACAGTCGCGTTTCCAATTTACATTGGGATTAGGAGAAGGGTCGTCTTCTTTAGGAACAAGAATAAAATCGGTAATTTGTAGATACTGTGCAAAGTTGCAGGTGTCAAGTCGATGAGGTCGGGAAGCAGACCTGGGCGTCAAAAGGTTTATTGGCGTGCAGAACCCCGTAAATCCAGCGAATCAGCTTATGCATCACGGCCCCGACGACTTGACGCTTAGTTTTGTGGCGCTGGAGGAGTTGTGCGCGCCAAGCTTGAATCGGCTTGCTCCAGCGTAAAAGGCACAGGGCTGGGAGAAACAGGGCTTTGCGTAAGCGGGCATTACCAAGTTTGCACAGCCTGGGCTTGCCGTGAATCGATGTGCCAGAGGTTTTTTCCTGGGGCGTGAGTCCGGCGTAAGCCGCCAACTGCCGAGCCGAAGCAAAGTGCTGCCAACTGCCGATTTCTGCGAGAATCAGGGCCGCGGTGTGAGGACCAATACCAGGAATCGAATCGAGCAATTCGTGTTGCCGTTTGAGACCGGGGAATTGGTCGATATGGGTTCGAATCTTGTCTCGCAAGGCTTTGAGTTGGTCTTCCATAAAGGTGATGTGAGTATTAATCTCGCTTACCAACTCAGGGGGAGCCGTTTCGAGGCGATTGGTTTCCTGTCCAATCATCTGCTCGAGGGCCTGCACCCGTCGCATCAGATTTTGCAACACTTCCACCTCAGGGGCCGGTGGTTGCCAAAGCTCAGGCTTCAGGTCACGGCAGTATTCGGCAATTAAGCGAGCATCAGCCGCATCGGTCTTGGTGCGACTCAAGCGACTCTGGGCATAAGCATGGACCGCTTGGGGATTGGCAATCGTCACGCCATACCCGGCGTGATGCAACTGCTTGGCGATGGCATGCCCATAGGTGCTGGTGGCTTCGAGACAGGCATGTAACTGGGTAAAGCGTTGCTGGCTCAACCAAGCGAGCAATTCTTGGTGCCCAGCAACTGTGTTGGCGACCGCTTTGCGTCGAAGCGCTTGGGTGCCACAGAGCAACACCCCATGAATCCGTGTTTTGCCAATGTCTAAACCCAATACAGCATCAACGACAGGGGACGACGATGACATAAAGGCTCCTTCAATCCATCCAGGGTTTACAGCCTCAGAACCCACTTTCCTTGTCAGTCCAGGGTCATGTCCACTGCAGGGGCAGCCCTATGATACTGTTCAGTGTGGTGAGCGGCTGGAGCGGGCTTAGGGTCAGCAAAAGCGTCTAATCTACATCCAGGCTTGGCTAGCCTTAGGGGCATACCAGAGTGCACTTGACCTGACCCAACTTTCATTACTGTTGCTGAAAGCTGCCCTACACACAAGGGGCTTAGCATGCGGGCAGAAACCTTTGCCATCGCCGAAAGTGTCTCTGCCGAATGCTAAGCCCTTACGACGATACCTGTCTAGGTGTTATTCAGCCAGGAGATAAAAGTTTTGCCGTTGAAACGTGGGGATGCTTGGGGTCACGGACTCGTGGAGGCGTTTTGGATTTACTTTTCCTGGGTTGCTTGAGAAATCGCTTGAGATTGACCTGGGTTGCCAACTGTTTGAGCAGCGTGGCTAACTCTGCCAGGGGCATAGTGCGGAATGGTTGCCAATACTGGGGCGGAATCGCAATCATCATGCCGCGATAGGTTCCCTGCAGCTCATCAACCATGTAAAAGTCAGACACCGTGGCGGCTATGGTTGCCACTCCGTGTACACTGGCTAAAGCCGCTTTGAGCGTTGCCAGAATGTTGTAAGTCACTAAAGCGAGAGAAAAGCTGAATAAAGCGGCTCTGGGATAGGCTAAAGTCTCAATCTCACACTCGAAATTCTTCGTAACCGTTAAGAATAGTCCTTCCACTTGCCAACGTTCTCGATACAACTCAAGCACAACTGTGGCACTGGCAACGGTAATCGGTAAATTCGTGAGCACGACAATCTCACAATCTCCATGTCGGGTTGGTTGTGATAAGCGTAAGACAATTCGTCGTAGATGCAAC is part of the Kovacikia minuta CCNUW1 genome and encodes:
- a CDS encoding DMT family transporter, whose translation is MAIQEPDNIMQRSQVVWLQQSGLVATIALCIALLGIASGSILFVIAGQEMSPYGIAFNRLLIAAIVFAIWNALQSLGKVQPQVQTEVEHAPSTTPLRDGGILLIAGASFVLFLVLLAWALTQTSVANAALFTHMMPIFTTLGAWLIFGRRFSPRFLVGMVVAMLGAIAIGVEDLHLADGSWMGDAAALLAAVLFATEILMVEQLRTRFPTPIITMGECAIGSILVLPVVLLSGEAIFPPTWQSTIAVLGLAFMTQIIGHGLLTYSLKHFSASLVAVAMLAVPGIAAGFAMVLFGQTISILNGFAFLVVLLGIYLSVSATSVED
- a CDS encoding DUF2808 domain-containing protein, which produces MKRLIYGGVSALAFAIAASSVGLPASARPAITTGHSDSSVPLVMSGETAMTFNFTAPFISSSGIRGNVHFIRLAVVGMSLRDLMVSIPSQMENYQSIRVINQTGQDIPAKISVDKRRVAVLFDQPIPQGSYVELMFTGVQMNTSGGDTLFYGVTAEREGITGEIPVGTARVHIPSRS
- a CDS encoding IS110 family RNA-guided transposase, with product MSSSSPVVDAVLGLDIGKTRIHGVLLCGTQALRRKAVANTVAGHQELLAWLSQQRFTQLHACLEATSTYGHAIAKQLHHAGYGVTIANPQAVHAYAQSRLSRTKTDAADARLIAEYCRDLKPELWQPPAPEVEVLQNLMRRVQALEQMIGQETNRLETAPPELVSEINTHITFMEDQLKALRDKIRTHIDQFPGLKRQHELLDSIPGIGPHTAALILAEIGSWQHFASARQLAAYAGLTPQEKTSGTSIHGKPRLCKLGNARLRKALFLPALCLLRWSKPIQAWRAQLLQRHKTKRQVVGAVMHKLIRWIYGVLHANKPFDAQVCFPTSST